In a genomic window of Styela clava chromosome 11, kaStyClav1.hap1.2, whole genome shotgun sequence:
- the LOC120347137 gene encoding uncharacterized protein LOC120347137, protein MPSKYQSGYRNNQKGDIDILHYEKRRTSQNEKSKVGMRLKFFEENAGKSNGNRITNNSDYAEIQDVHHEMNNTEAVAKEPVYAVVDKSKKSSLKKRNAKDIPASDSVNEARIKHDTLRKPKFPVDTRTTFERHYDFDQLQNDNEVEKPNNYSKISSTTAEEKQDTNGTYFVIAYQSANGQVKNRSGSLKKESELAGQDTSPKERTFMSAAEIGNIYQNYPKGLFPTHNKRLSLHKTDETMHSEQENKNGILKNGDKMNARPTEYQEKMKQSKNALQELRKSLSSEEPFEYLNSNAGTKYKSRNSSKRSEDVENKRIPRISDLVEERGKVEKKDSNTSSISNTSNSSALSKKLLLLEERNVKKSPQPSPRRSKKLFVKKFAWPNSNDVDKSRKILEDENNDKPLEKKKVETQQEIQRKRHTIAGVIYTSADVSPASVRSYRSSISTPITLSPNLNLPLSEKPPQTRREKFVTHRNDRPKTLNVPILKETGYKTSKSPSSDGTQTPKSPRSDGLRTPKSQRSDGIRTPSSQSSLMNGESRLVFKMDLDEAYLKQEKKVQQEEFVLYREHGIFIPIKDKKTPKLRRKIDKSLNKWIQTDGPPIRPPKSTTVSTQTGINPCTSCSKKLQTRPWNLPNHLAYGVSQTQSPRSITIGTQTHRKQTKSERCQTSTRHFQTSESQTPALPILQESAVQAITTVKSIEVQTADEDSDIWGIGSGISLDRLIRNEAIKRSQSIGHGIRGSIEKMRERSASIDIISDAQKTTSNQSEATQEQSGSQGSETTGKITTYSWNENGKFVKIFVSYSGIHLIPSKNISVKTNGINLHLTIEEEVSQSEKEENKLSSSEKNSSTDLTGNQTLTSTLHLHRLRRPVACLSYNVQRDMITIMLRKQKQTPWNALIFENSIR, encoded by the exons ATGCCTTCAAAATATCAGTCAGGATATAGAAACAACCAAAAAGGGGATATTGATATCTTACATTATGAAAAAAGAAGGACATCACAAAATGAGAAATCGAAAGTCGGGATGCGGCTAAAATTCTTTGAAGAAAACGCAGGGAAATCGAATGGAAATCGGATAACAAATAACAGTGACTATGCTGAGATTCAGGATGTACACCATGAAATGAACAATACAGAAGCAGTTGCGAAAGAACCCGTTTATGCTGTAGTCGATAAAAGCAAAAAATCATCCCTGAAAAAAAGAAATGCAAAAGATATCCCAGCAAGTGATTCTGTAAATGAAGCGCGTATAAAGCATGATACCCTGAGAAAGCCAAAATTTCCTGTAGATACAAGAACAACGTTTGAAAGACATTATGATTTTGATCAATTACAAAATGATAATGAAGTAGAGAAACCAAATAACTAC TCAAAGATCTCTTCAACAACGGCAGAAGAAAAGCAAGATACAAATGGAACATATTTTGTCATCGCTTATCAATCAGCAAACGGGCAGGTAAAGAATAGAAGTGGATCACTGAAAAAGGAATCTGAATTGGCCGGACAAGATACAAGCCCGAAAGAAAGAACTTTCATGAGTGCAGCGGAGATcggaaatatttatcaaaattatccAAAAGGACTTTTTCCTACTCATAATAAAAGACTTTCTTTGCACAAAACAGATGAAACCATGCATTCAGAACAGGAAAATAAAAACGGAATACTAAAAAACGGCGACAAAATGAATGCAAGGCCAACAGAGTACCAAGAGAAAATGAAACAGAGTAAAAATGCACTTCAAGAACTCAGAAAATCATTATCAAGTGAAGAACCATTTGAATATCTGAATAGCAATGCCggaacaaaatataaaagtagGAATAGTTCGAAGCGATCTGAAGACGTAGAGAACAAAAGGATACCTAGAATTAGTGATTTAGTAGAAGAACGTGGGAAGGTAGAGAAAAAGGATTCAAACACATCTTCAATATCTAATACTTCGAATTCATCAGcattatcaaaaaaattattactgtTGGAAGAGAGAAATGTGAAAAAATCTCCGCAACCGTCGCCACGGAGATCAAAGAAactttttgtgaaaaagtttgCATGGCCTAATTCAAACGACGTtgataaatcaagaaaaatattGGAAGATGAAAACAATGATAAACCTTTGGAAAAGAAAAAGGTAGAAACACAACAAGAAATACAAAGAAAACGACACACAATAGCGGGAGTTATATATACATCAGCGGACGTTTCACCTGCATCAGTGCGATCATACAGAAGCTCAATAAGTACGCCAATTACATTATCACCAAATCTGAACCTCCCCCTTTCAGAAAAACCTCCTCAGACTAGAAGAGAAAAATTCGTAACACACAGGAATGACAGACCAAAAACTCTTAACGTTCCAATACTAAAAGAAACCggttacaaaacttcaaaatctCCTAGTTCGGACGGTACACAAACGCCAAAGTCTCCTAGATCCGATGGCTTGCGTACTCCGAAATCACAAAGATCAGATGGTATAAGAACACCGAGTTCTCAAAGTAGTTTGATGAATGGAGAATCAAGATTAGTTTTCAAGATGGATCTTGACGAAGCTTATTTAAAACAAGAAAAGAAAGTTCAACAAgaagaatttgttttatatcGGGAACATGGAATTTTTATTCCCATCAAAGACAAGAAAACACCAAAGTTGAGacgaaaaattgataaaagtTTGAA taAATGGATCCAAACTGATGGACCTCCGATAAGGCCACCTAAGTCAACGACAGTGAGCACACAAACGGGGATAAACCCTTGCACAAGTTGCTCAAAAAAACTACAAACTCGGCCATGGAACCTACCAAACCATCTAGCCTACGGAGTTTCTCAAACTCAATCCCCTCGAAGCATAACAATAGGAACGCAAACACacagaaaacaaacaaaatcagAAAGATGTCAAACGAGTACGAGGCACTTTCAAACCTCAGAAAGTCAAACTCCAGCTCTGCCAATATTGCAAGAAAGTGCGGTTCAAGCGATAACAACAGTCAAAAGCATTGAAGTCCAAACTGCTGATGAAGACAGTGACATTTGGGGAATTGGAAGTGGAATCAGTCTTGATCGATTAATCAGAAACGAAGCAATAAAGAGAAGTCAGTCAATAGGACATGGTATTAGAG GTAGCATTGAGAAAATGAGAGAACGTTCTGCAAGTATAGACATCATCTCAGATGCTCAGAAAACAACATCAAATCAAAGTGAAGCGACACAG GAACAGTCAGGTTCACAAGGATCGGAAACCACAGGAAAAATAACAACATACAGTTGGaatgaaaatggaaaatttgtcaaaatatttgtttcatacAGTGGAATTCATTTGATCCCAAGCAAGAATATATCAGTAAAAACAAATG gaATCAACCTCCATCTTACAATCGAAGAAGAAGTATCACAAtcagaaaaagaagaaaacaagCTATCTTCTTCCGAAAAAAATTCTTCAACAGATCTAACAGGCAACCAGACATTAACCAGCACGCTACATTTACATCGACTTCGCAGGCCAGTTGCTTGTCTCAGTTATAACGTACAAAGAGACATGATAACAATAATGCTTCGGAAGCAGAAACAAACACCATGGAATgctttaatatttgaaaacagtATTCGATAA